One Acidobacteriota bacterium genomic region harbors:
- a CDS encoding aromatic aminobenezylarsenical efflux permease ArsG family transporter, whose amino-acid sequence MIELFWASMAALWLGVLVSISPCPLASNIAAVAYIGRESHRPWRVLAAGLAYVAGRVTAYTLLGALIAVSVVSMIDLSGWLEGVAFQLLGPGLIVTGLFLLGWLGTGGAGSRWAERLRRRGAAIGGMAGAVVLGLLLALSLCPVSAALFFGSLVPLSLKHGSAVVVPAVFGVGTGLPAFVFALLFAGGARGVARAYSRLESLDRVGRRFSGWVFIAAGVYESACALVRWW is encoded by the coding sequence GTGATCGAACTGTTCTGGGCTTCGATGGCGGCGCTCTGGCTGGGCGTACTGGTCTCGATTTCGCCTTGCCCCCTGGCTTCCAACATCGCCGCGGTGGCCTACATCGGCCGGGAGTCTCACCGGCCGTGGCGGGTGCTGGCGGCGGGGCTTGCCTACGTGGCCGGTCGCGTGACGGCCTATACCTTGCTCGGAGCGCTGATCGCCGTCAGCGTGGTGTCGATGATCGACCTCTCCGGCTGGCTGGAGGGCGTGGCTTTCCAGTTGCTGGGACCGGGGCTGATCGTCACCGGACTCTTTCTGCTGGGATGGCTCGGTACGGGGGGGGCGGGCAGCCGCTGGGCCGAGCGCCTGCGCCGGCGGGGCGCGGCCATCGGCGGTATGGCTGGGGCCGTCGTGCTGGGTCTGCTGCTGGCCCTCTCCTTGTGCCCGGTATCGGCCGCGCTCTTCTTCGGCAGCCTGGTGCCCCTGAGCCTCAAGCACGGCTCGGCGGTGGTGGTGCCCGCCGTCTTCGGCGTCGGGACAGGTCTGCCCGCCTTCGTCTTCGCGCTGCTCTTCGCCGGTGGAGCGCGGGGTGTGGCGCGGGCCTATTCCCGTCTCGAAAGCCTCGACCGCGTCGGGCGCAGGTTCAGTGGCTGGGTCTTCATCGCCGCCGGGGTCTACGAGAGCGCCTGCGCCCTGGTGCGGTGGTGGTGA
- a CDS encoding nitrophenyl compound nitroreductase subunit ArsF family protein — MPQRRPVAVGLVVLVLVVVSLVAAKSWWPRAQAPASWALERFAGQPPRFVVYYFYSGFRCRTCRRIEDTAQSLLEEHFRAPLDGGVLAWLPLNIDEPRYRHFHRDFEMPSRTLVLAEFAGQPPPRRYRRLDQAWSLAHRPERLAAYIREEVDAFLAGRAPPGDGAGTPRAGPP; from the coding sequence ATGCCCCAGCGCCGACCGGTGGCTGTGGGATTGGTCGTGCTGGTCCTGGTCGTCGTCTCCCTGGTGGCGGCGAAATCCTGGTGGCCGCGGGCCCAGGCTCCGGCATCGTGGGCCCTGGAGCGCTTTGCGGGTCAGCCTCCGCGCTTCGTGGTCTATTACTTCTATTCCGGCTTTCGTTGCCGCACTTGTCGCAGGATCGAGGATACCGCCCAGTCCCTGCTCGAGGAGCATTTCCGCGCCCCACTCGACGGCGGGGTTCTGGCCTGGCTGCCGCTGAACATCGACGAACCCCGGTACAGGCATTTCCACCGGGACTTCGAGATGCCCTCGCGCACCCTGGTGCTCGCCGAGTTCGCCGGTCAGCCGCCGCCCCGGCGCTACCGGCGCCTGGACCAGGCCTGGTCCCTGGCCCATCGACCCGAGCGGCTGGCAGCCTACATTCGCGAAGAGGTGGACGCTTTCCTGGCGGGGCGGGCTCCGCCGGGGGACGGAGCCGGTACCCCGCGGGCAGGTCCCCCGTGA
- a CDS encoding PDZ domain-containing protein, which produces MTTKSTLYRLPPILILLVLLAGLAIPASSVLAEVAPHPGMLRSPDVSAESIVFLYADDLWLVSREGGLAVPLASPPGPELRPRFSPDGRTIAFTGNYDGDSEIYTLPVGGGVAPYRVTHHPGRETLADWTPDGRLMFYTAAMNRSSRIPRLYTVDPAGGLPEALPVPYGTKASLTPDGRLLAYTPTNRDERSWKRYRGGMASDIWIFDLVEHSSHRATRWEGTDTEPMWHGGKLYYLSDAGPAHRRNVWIYDPATGRREQITFFEEFDVRYAAIGPGEGGRGEIVLQNRDALYLLDLGSRRLREVPVRIPGARPTLRRRHVDAAKFVSSWALSPSARRAVVSARGDVWTLPREHGSPRNLTRTGGVAERRPEWSPDGKWIAFFSDASGEYELTLAPADGRGESRILARGQATFYTGIAWAPDSKKLLVTDKAGALLLVAVEDGEFLEIDRDPLAASPSVSWSPDSRFIAYDRRGEGLGNASIWIYDVEKNEKHQVTSGMFNDFGPTFDRKGKYLFFASSRHFSPLYGELDTSFLYAKTEMLFVVPLQADQASPFAPKSDEEKVGEDEKAKNGDEAEAETGTADKKKGKKAKKKKGKKGDGETDVADAGSDKKIEVEIDFDDFERRAVALPVDPGVFGRLAVNDKGHLVYLRSGVRGSGEKPSIMIFDLEDDEREEKLVSKGAHGFDISADGKSLLVMRAGAAFIQKAAAKSDKDAKKVVTAGMDMWVDPREEWPQIFNDAWRFQRDFFYDPNMHGVDWPAMRERYGAMVADCVTRDDLSFVIRELIAELNVGHAYYFGGDSGIHSPRLQAGLLGADFELENGAFRIRHIIEGGPWDVDGRGPLSQPGVKVAVGDYLLAINGEPLDPAADPWAPLIGKIGRAVTLTVSAKPRLDDDAREIVVEPISLRDEMGLRYREWVERNRAYVAEKSGGRIGYVHVPSTGIGGQNELVRGYFSQLRREALIIDDRWNSGGQIPTRFIELLNRPRTNYWARRDGEDWVWPPDAHEGPKVMLINGLAGSGGDAFPWYFRQAGLGKLIGTRTWGGLVGISGNPPLIDGGAVTVPRFAFYENDGTWGVEGHGVDPDIEVIDDPALMVDGGDPQLDRAIEELLAELERSPRKPVQRPPYPNRRGMGIPEADR; this is translated from the coding sequence GTGACGACGAAGTCGACGCTGTATCGTTTGCCGCCCATCCTGATCCTGCTCGTCCTGCTCGCCGGCTTGGCGATCCCGGCCTCCTCTGTCCTGGCCGAGGTGGCGCCCCATCCTGGAATGCTCCGTTCTCCGGATGTCTCGGCGGAGAGCATCGTCTTTCTCTATGCCGACGATCTCTGGCTCGTCTCCCGGGAGGGCGGCCTGGCCGTTCCCCTGGCCAGTCCCCCGGGACCCGAATTGCGTCCCCGCTTCAGCCCGGACGGTCGGACGATCGCGTTCACGGGCAACTACGACGGTGACTCCGAGATCTACACCCTGCCGGTGGGGGGTGGTGTGGCTCCCTACCGGGTGACCCATCATCCCGGCAGGGAGACGCTGGCCGACTGGACGCCCGACGGCAGGCTGATGTTCTACACCGCCGCGATGAACCGCAGCAGCCGGATACCCCGGCTCTACACGGTCGATCCCGCCGGTGGCCTGCCCGAGGCGCTGCCTGTGCCCTACGGCACCAAGGCCTCGCTGACCCCCGACGGGCGGCTGCTGGCCTACACGCCTACCAATCGCGACGAGCGTTCCTGGAAGCGTTACCGCGGGGGTATGGCCTCCGATATCTGGATCTTCGACCTGGTCGAGCACAGTTCCCACCGCGCCACCCGCTGGGAGGGCACCGATACCGAGCCCATGTGGCATGGCGGCAAGCTCTATTATCTCTCCGACGCGGGACCGGCCCACCGGCGCAACGTGTGGATCTACGATCCCGCCACCGGCCGGCGAGAGCAGATCACCTTTTTCGAGGAGTTCGACGTCCGTTACGCCGCTATCGGACCGGGAGAGGGGGGACGAGGCGAGATCGTTCTGCAAAACCGTGATGCCCTCTACCTGCTCGACCTGGGCAGTCGCCGCCTGCGTGAGGTGCCGGTGCGCATCCCCGGGGCCCGGCCCACCTTGCGGCGGCGTCACGTGGATGCCGCCAAGTTCGTCTCCAGCTGGGCCCTGTCTCCCTCGGCCAGGCGGGCGGTGGTCTCCGCCCGGGGTGACGTGTGGACCCTGCCCCGGGAGCATGGCTCGCCGCGGAATCTCACCCGTACCGGCGGCGTCGCCGAACGGCGGCCGGAGTGGAGCCCCGACGGCAAGTGGATCGCCTTCTTCTCCGACGCGAGCGGCGAGTACGAGTTGACCCTCGCTCCGGCCGACGGCCGGGGGGAGAGCCGGATCCTGGCCCGGGGACAAGCCACCTTCTACACCGGGATCGCCTGGGCTCCGGATTCGAAGAAGCTGCTGGTCACCGACAAGGCGGGCGCCCTGCTGCTGGTTGCGGTGGAAGACGGTGAATTCCTCGAGATCGACCGCGACCCCCTGGCCGCTTCCCCCTCGGTGAGCTGGTCACCCGACAGCCGCTTTATCGCCTACGATCGCCGGGGCGAGGGCCTTGGCAACGCTTCGATCTGGATCTACGACGTGGAGAAGAACGAGAAGCACCAGGTCACGTCGGGGATGTTCAACGATTTCGGTCCCACCTTCGATCGCAAGGGCAAGTACCTGTTCTTCGCTTCCAGTCGCCACTTCTCACCCCTCTACGGTGAACTGGATACATCGTTCCTCTACGCCAAGACCGAGATGCTCTTCGTGGTGCCGCTCCAGGCCGACCAGGCTTCGCCCTTCGCGCCCAAGAGCGACGAGGAGAAGGTCGGCGAAGACGAGAAGGCCAAAAACGGCGACGAGGCCGAGGCGGAGACCGGTACGGCCGACAAGAAGAAGGGCAAGAAGGCGAAAAAGAAGAAGGGAAAGAAAGGCGACGGGGAGACGGACGTCGCTGACGCCGGGAGTGACAAGAAAATCGAGGTGGAGATCGATTTCGACGATTTCGAGCGTCGGGCGGTGGCCCTGCCGGTGGATCCCGGCGTTTTCGGACGCCTGGCCGTCAATGACAAGGGACACCTGGTCTACCTCCGGAGCGGTGTGCGGGGTAGCGGTGAGAAGCCCTCGATCATGATCTTCGACCTCGAAGACGACGAGCGGGAAGAAAAACTGGTTTCCAAGGGGGCCCACGGCTTCGATATTTCCGCCGACGGGAAATCGTTGCTGGTGATGCGGGCCGGCGCCGCCTTCATCCAGAAGGCGGCGGCGAAATCCGACAAGGACGCGAAAAAGGTGGTCACGGCGGGGATGGACATGTGGGTCGATCCCCGCGAGGAGTGGCCGCAGATCTTCAACGACGCCTGGCGCTTTCAGCGTGACTTCTTCTACGACCCCAACATGCACGGCGTCGACTGGCCCGCCATGCGTGAGCGCTACGGCGCGATGGTGGCCGACTGCGTCACCCGTGACGACCTCAGCTTCGTCATTCGGGAACTGATCGCGGAACTCAACGTGGGACATGCCTATTACTTCGGTGGTGACAGCGGTATCCACTCGCCTCGTCTGCAGGCGGGTCTGCTGGGAGCCGACTTCGAGCTTGAAAACGGCGCTTTTCGCATCCGTCACATCATCGAGGGCGGGCCCTGGGACGTGGACGGTCGCGGACCCCTCAGTCAGCCCGGGGTGAAGGTCGCCGTCGGCGACTACCTGCTGGCGATCAATGGCGAGCCTCTCGATCCGGCGGCCGATCCCTGGGCGCCGTTGATCGGCAAGATCGGTCGCGCGGTGACCTTGACGGTCAGCGCCAAGCCGCGGCTCGATGACGACGCCCGGGAGATCGTCGTTGAACCGATCAGCCTCCGCGACGAGATGGGCCTGCGCTACAGGGAGTGGGTCGAGCGGAACCGGGCCTACGTGGCCGAGAAGAGCGGTGGCCGTATCGGCTATGTTCACGTGCCCTCGACGGGTATCGGTGGTCAGAACGAACTGGTGCGGGGTTACTTCAGCCAGCTCCGTCGAGAGGCCTTGATCATCGACGATCGCTGGAACTCCGGCGGCCAGATTCCCACCCGTTTCATCGAATTGCTCAACCGGCCGCGGACCAACTACTGGGCGCGGCGGGACGGCGAGGACTGGGTCTGGCCCCCGGATGCCCACGAGGGGCCGAAGGTGATGCTGATCAACGGCCTGGCCGGTTCGGGAGGAGACGCCTTCCCCTGGTACTTCCGCCAGGCCGGGTTGGGCAAGTTGATCGGTACGCGCACATGGGGCGGCCTGGTGGGCATTTCGGGCAACCCGCCGCTGATCGACGGCGGTGCCGTGACCGTGCCGCGCTTCGCCTTTTACGAGAACGACGGTACGTGGGGGGTCGAGGGACACGGCGTCGATCCCGACATCGAGGTGATCGACGATCCGGCCCTGATGGTGGACGGCGGTGACCCGCAACTCGACCGGGCCATCGAGGAACTGCTGGCGGAACTCGAACGTTCGCCCCGCAAACCCGTCCAGCGGCCGCCTTATCCGAATCGCCGCGGCATGGGCATACCCGAGGCCGACCGCTAG
- a CDS encoding sodium-dependent transporter — MTKRGAFGSRMGFILAAAGSAIGLGNIWRFPYSAGQHGGAAFILVYLVCVVVLCLPVLFAELAIGRASQKSPVGAFARLAPSSAWPLVGALGVITGFAILAFYAVVAGWTLGYLGRALAGRFSGALTNEESLAAFHAISRAPVASIALTALFLVLTALVVRSGIQGGIEKASKILMPIFFVLLMGLALRAVTLPGAGAGLRFLFHVDLSKITLSVVVGALGQAFFSLSLGMGAMITYGSYLSHDERLPGAAFSVAAADTAIALLAGLIIFPAVFAAGGDPGGGPGLVFVTLPSIFHHLPLGGLFAVAFYALLAIAALTSTISLLEVVVSYFVDEKGWSRERTTWLVTAACFLLAVPSALSETFLGWQNVIFGNYGLTVGALLICLFVGWKWGIASALEEIARGGSPLPLGSVWGLVIRYVAPLAIAVILAGVIGWIPGVEF; from the coding sequence ATGACCAAGCGAGGGGCCTTCGGGTCACGGATGGGCTTCATCCTGGCCGCTGCGGGGTCGGCGATCGGGTTGGGGAACATCTGGCGTTTTCCCTACTCCGCCGGTCAGCACGGAGGCGCGGCGTTCATCCTGGTCTACCTCGTCTGCGTGGTCGTACTCTGCCTGCCGGTGCTCTTCGCCGAGTTGGCGATCGGCCGCGCGTCCCAGAAGAGCCCCGTCGGCGCCTTCGCCCGTCTCGCGCCCTCGAGCGCCTGGCCCCTGGTGGGGGCTTTGGGGGTGATCACGGGATTCGCGATTCTCGCTTTCTACGCCGTGGTGGCGGGCTGGACCCTGGGCTACCTGGGGCGGGCGCTGGCGGGTCGCTTTTCGGGAGCCCTGACGAACGAGGAAAGCCTGGCGGCCTTCCACGCCATTTCCCGGGCGCCGGTCGCCTCGATCGCCCTGACAGCGCTCTTCCTGGTGCTGACGGCCCTGGTGGTGCGCTCCGGCATCCAGGGCGGCATCGAGAAGGCTTCGAAGATCCTGATGCCGATCTTCTTCGTCCTGCTCATGGGGCTGGCGTTGCGGGCGGTGACCTTGCCCGGCGCCGGTGCCGGGCTGCGCTTCCTCTTTCACGTGGACCTGTCGAAGATCACGCTCTCGGTGGTGGTGGGAGCCCTGGGACAGGCCTTCTTCTCCCTCAGCCTGGGAATGGGCGCGATGATCACCTACGGCTCGTACCTCTCCCACGACGAGCGACTTCCCGGAGCGGCGTTCTCCGTCGCGGCGGCGGACACGGCGATCGCCTTGCTGGCGGGGTTGATCATCTTCCCCGCGGTGTTCGCGGCGGGAGGGGATCCGGGAGGAGGCCCCGGACTGGTTTTCGTCACCCTCCCTTCGATCTTCCATCACTTGCCGCTCGGTGGCCTGTTCGCGGTGGCGTTCTACGCGCTGCTGGCCATCGCGGCCCTGACCTCCACCATCAGCTTGCTCGAGGTGGTGGTTTCCTATTTCGTCGATGAAAAGGGCTGGTCGCGGGAGCGCACCACCTGGCTGGTGACAGCCGCCTGTTTCTTGCTCGCGGTGCCCTCGGCCCTGTCGGAGACCTTTCTCGGTTGGCAGAATGTCATTTTCGGCAACTACGGCCTGACCGTGGGGGCCTTGCTGATCTGCCTTTTCGTCGGCTGGAAATGGGGGATCGCCTCGGCCCTCGAAGAGATCGCCCGGGGCGGGTCGCCCCTGCCCCTCGGATCTGTCTGGGGCCTGGTGATACGCTACGTGGCCCCCCTGGCCATCGCCGTGATCCTGGCGGGCGTCATCGGCTGGATTCCCGGCGTGGAGTTCTGA
- a CDS encoding sigma-54 dependent transcriptional regulator — protein sequence MSARRPKLLIVDDEVHVRESLSSWFTDDGYEVTTAPGGKEALALLGREHFDIMISDIKMPGMDGLELQRRVRRVDADLVIILVTAYASVATAVQGLKEGAYDYLVKPFDPADMSRVVEKACEKIRLEEENLALRRRLEEREGPEFVTGVSQEMRRVIELVDSVAPTDTTVLVRGESGTGKELIARMIHSRSQRAYGPLVAVNCGALSETLLESELFGHEKGSFTGASARRRGKLELADGGTLFLDEVGEMSPKVQVELLRALEEKRFTRVGGTRSIPTDFRVVCATNSDLEQAVRDKTFREDLYYRIHVFQIFIPPLRARPEDVLPIAEHFLARFSASMGRRVKGFSEASRELLMRYPWPGNVRELANAVERALVVCRGDTIESHHLPVARSADGDNGEDPSDLSLESVERRQVRRVLKLTGFNVTRSAKLLGVDRVTLYNKMRKYHIERP from the coding sequence ATGAGTGCACGCAGGCCGAAACTGTTGATCGTCGACGACGAGGTGCACGTGCGGGAGTCACTCTCCAGCTGGTTCACCGACGACGGTTACGAGGTCACCACGGCTCCCGGCGGCAAGGAGGCCCTGGCGCTGCTCGGCCGCGAGCATTTCGACATCATGATCAGCGACATCAAGATGCCGGGGATGGACGGCCTGGAGCTGCAGCGCAGGGTGCGCCGGGTCGACGCCGATCTCGTGATCATTCTCGTCACCGCCTACGCCTCGGTGGCCACTGCCGTGCAGGGACTCAAGGAAGGCGCCTACGACTACCTGGTCAAGCCCTTCGATCCCGCAGACATGTCCCGGGTCGTGGAGAAGGCTTGCGAGAAGATTCGACTGGAGGAGGAAAACCTGGCCCTTCGCAGACGCCTGGAGGAGCGCGAGGGGCCGGAGTTCGTGACCGGCGTCAGCCAGGAGATGCGCCGGGTGATCGAACTGGTGGATTCGGTCGCTCCGACGGACACGACCGTGCTGGTGCGGGGAGAGTCGGGCACGGGAAAGGAACTCATCGCTCGCATGATCCACTCCCGCAGCCAGAGGGCCTACGGACCGCTGGTGGCGGTGAACTGCGGCGCGCTGTCGGAGACCCTGCTGGAGTCGGAGCTCTTCGGACACGAAAAGGGGTCGTTCACCGGGGCCAGCGCCCGTCGGCGGGGAAAACTGGAGCTGGCGGATGGGGGTACGCTCTTCCTCGACGAGGTCGGCGAAATGTCGCCCAAGGTGCAGGTGGAGTTGCTGCGGGCGCTGGAGGAAAAGCGTTTCACCCGCGTCGGCGGAACCCGGAGCATCCCGACGGATTTCCGCGTCGTCTGCGCCACCAACAGCGACCTCGAGCAAGCCGTGCGCGACAAGACCTTCCGGGAGGATCTTTACTACCGGATCCATGTCTTCCAGATTTTCATTCCCCCTCTCCGCGCGCGGCCGGAGGACGTGCTGCCCATCGCCGAGCATTTCCTCGCCCGCTTCTCGGCGTCCATGGGCCGTCGGGTCAAGGGCTTCTCCGAGGCATCCCGGGAGCTGCTGATGCGCTATCCGTGGCCGGGAAACGTCCGGGAACTGGCCAACGCGGTGGAGCGCGCGCTGGTGGTCTGCCGCGGCGACACCATCGAATCCCACCACCTGCCGGTGGCGAGATCCGCCGACGGGGACAACGGGGAGGATCCCAGCGACCTCTCCCTCGAGAGCGTGGAGCGGCGGCAGGTGCGGCGGGTCCTCAAGCTCACGGGCTTCAACGTCACCCGTTCGGCCAAGTTGCTGGGAGTGGATCGCGTCACGCTCTACAACAAGATGCGCAAGTACCACATCGAGCGCCCATGA
- a CDS encoding peptidase M54: MSSWDVEIVALGPLLAGTLRELRADLARGLARPVRIAASPLSLDDAFDPARRQYSAQVLLELLRRRSPPPGLRLLGVTRVDLFLPVFTHVFGAAQLGGPAAVVSCHRLRGTDVDPGGKATAGRLLREALHELGHTAGLIHCRCSWCSMAPSRTPEEVDLKDAGYCPQCARRLGMT; this comes from the coding sequence ATGAGCTCGTGGGACGTGGAGATCGTGGCGCTGGGGCCCTTGCTTGCCGGAACCCTGCGGGAGCTGAGAGCGGACCTGGCCCGCGGCCTGGCCCGACCGGTGAGGATCGCGGCGAGTCCCCTGAGTCTCGACGACGCCTTCGACCCGGCCCGGCGGCAGTATTCGGCCCAGGTGCTGCTCGAGCTTCTGCGCCGGCGGAGCCCGCCGCCGGGCTTGCGCCTGCTCGGTGTCACCCGGGTGGACCTGTTCCTGCCGGTGTTCACCCACGTCTTCGGCGCAGCCCAGTTGGGAGGCCCGGCGGCGGTGGTCTCTTGCCACCGGCTGCGGGGGACGGACGTGGATCCCGGAGGGAAGGCGACTGCCGGCCGACTGTTGAGAGAAGCGCTGCACGAACTCGGCCACACGGCCGGACTGATCCACTGCCGCTGCTCCTGGTGCTCGATGGCACCGTCGCGCACACCGGAGGAAGTCGACCTGAAGGATGCGGGCTACTGTCCGCAGTGTGCGCGGCGCCTGGGGATGACCTGA
- a CDS encoding thioredoxin domain-containing protein — protein sequence MTSRVMALAGCLLALMATGAVSPAEEIAWGESVGRALEQSGKTGKPVLVDVWAIWCVPCREMDETTYRRADVVEAIEDFIPVKVDADVQKVFIERYRVEAFPTVLVLDDEGNEISRALGFVSADEMLALLGAVREGYAEYLELRDEKRDPRALARVGRYLAHVGNPEEACGVLRRALKAHKKRDAVREGLELDLARAQAAAENYAAAVKILRRLADAASSDAIRARALLALANAEAARGHEDEAAAARRRLDKEFPGVTP from the coding sequence ATGACAAGCCGAGTGATGGCCCTGGCCGGCTGCCTGCTGGCCCTGATGGCGACCGGAGCCGTCAGCCCCGCTGAAGAAATCGCCTGGGGCGAGAGTGTCGGCCGCGCCCTCGAACAGAGCGGCAAGACCGGCAAGCCGGTGCTGGTGGACGTCTGGGCCATCTGGTGCGTACCCTGCCGCGAAATGGATGAAACCACCTATCGCCGGGCCGACGTGGTCGAGGCCATCGAAGATTTCATCCCCGTCAAGGTCGACGCCGACGTGCAGAAGGTCTTCATCGAGCGCTACCGGGTCGAGGCCTTCCCCACGGTGCTTGTCCTCGACGACGAGGGCAACGAGATCAGCCGGGCTCTCGGCTTCGTCTCGGCCGACGAGATGCTCGCCCTGCTGGGCGCGGTGCGGGAGGGCTACGCGGAGTACCTGGAGCTGCGGGACGAAAAGCGGGATCCCCGGGCCCTGGCCCGCGTCGGGCGCTACCTGGCCCACGTGGGCAACCCGGAAGAGGCCTGCGGAGTGCTGCGCCGCGCCCTCAAGGCCCACAAGAAACGCGATGCCGTCCGCGAAGGCCTCGAACTGGACCTGGCGCGGGCCCAGGCCGCGGCGGAGAACTACGCGGCCGCGGTGAAGATCCTGCGCCGGCTGGCGGACGCGGCCTCTTCGGACGCAATCCGCGCCCGGGCCCTGCTCGCCCTGGCCAACGCCGAGGCCGCCCGGGGTCACGAGGACGAGGCCGCGGCGGCCCGCCGACGCCTCGACAAGGAGTTCCCGGGCGTCACGCCCTGA